The Petrotoga mobilis SJ95 genomic sequence CAACAAAGAAATTTCTAAGTTCTTTTTTGAAATGCTGAATAATCAAGGTATAAATACCCATTACATCAACGATTACGATGAAAACTCTTTCGTTGCAAAATGGACAGATTTAATTCCTCTTGAGGTTATAATTAGAAATTACACTGCCGGAGGTTTTTGTAAGAGATATGGAGTGAAAAAGGGATTGATGTTTGATTATCCTTTAGTTGAATTTTCTTTGAAAAATGACGAGTTAGGGGATCCGATGATTGCCAAAGATGCTATCCTTCTTTTGAAAATTACCACAGAAAACGTATTGGATGAAATCGCTTCTATTTCTAAAAAAGTCAACAATATTTTAAGTGATTATTTAAAATCTAAAGGAATTATTTTGGTGGATTTTAAATTAGAGTTCGGAATCAGTAAAAACGATAACAAAGTTACGTTGATCGATGAGATCTCTCCTGATACGTGCCGTTTTTGGGACGCAAATACTATGGAATCTCTTGACAAAGATGTGTATAGGGAAAATAAAGGGGATCTTATCAACGCCTACGAAGTATTACTTGGGAGGTTAGATATATGATGATTAAAGAGGAGCAGAAAACCTTCCGATTTGAAGTAAAAGTAAAGTTAAGGGAAGGAATTTTAGACCCACAGGGAGCTACTACTTTCAAGGTTTTAAGAAGGCTAAATTACAACGTTGAAAGTGTAAGATTTGGAAAAAGTATAGAATTAGAAGTAAAAGAAGATAGCTACGAAGCAGCCAAAGATAAAGTCAGAGAAATAGCTTATAAAATTTTA encodes the following:
- the purC gene encoding phosphoribosylaminoimidazolesuccinocarboxamide synthase, coding for MEDKKNFELLYEGKAKKVYKFDEKKLLIEFKDDVTAFNGLKKDQILNKGKINKEISKFFFEMLNNQGINTHYINDYDENSFVAKWTDLIPLEVIIRNYTAGGFCKRYGVKKGLMFDYPLVEFSLKNDELGDPMIAKDAILLLKITTENVLDEIASISKKVNNILSDYLKSKGIILVDFKLEFGISKNDNKVTLIDEISPDTCRFWDANTMESLDKDVYRENKGDLINAYEVLLGRLDI
- the purS gene encoding phosphoribosylformylglycinamidine synthase subunit PurS, producing MMIKEEQKTFRFEVKVKLREGILDPQGATTFKVLRRLNYNVESVRFGKSIELEVKEDSYEAAKDKVREIAYKILTNPVLEDFEIVDLNRK